One stretch of Amycolatopsis sp. NBC_00345 DNA includes these proteins:
- a CDS encoding extracellular solute-binding protein, with product MRLRRTFTAVAALALLAGCAPTQSAPAASGGDEQTGTLRVWLFDEANRAPKEAAVKDAITEFKAAHAGVDVDVQWVPVEGRADKFSGAFNDPSNAPDVAEFGNTDVASYAQTGALSDLTGDIASWNEGKDLLPTVLDTAKANGKTYGLPWYTGIRALYYRTDVFTELGLKPPATLAELTEDARKIRAAKPDLYGISVGGKYTYAMLPYIWANGGEIAKQDNGKWTSTVEADPAKTGLTEYAGLLKDDICPPSACANLTGTQSVTAFAGGKAGMTIGGDFNRKAVEQGAVKGKYAVVPLPGTTPGSVAPAFAGGNLLGVFGASKRHGLAVQFSELLAGAKYQEKMYNAMGNLPTLGSVQEKLAAGDPSLKPFVDSLKAGTKFVPATPAWSKIDSQNVLPTAVQQIATGGKDPAGALADAAAAMNKNFG from the coding sequence ATGAGACTGCGCCGCACCTTCACCGCCGTCGCCGCGCTGGCCCTGCTGGCCGGCTGCGCGCCCACCCAGTCCGCACCCGCCGCGTCGGGCGGCGACGAACAGACCGGCACCCTGCGGGTCTGGCTGTTCGACGAAGCCAACCGCGCGCCCAAGGAGGCGGCGGTCAAGGACGCCATCACCGAGTTCAAGGCCGCGCACGCCGGCGTGGACGTCGACGTGCAGTGGGTGCCGGTCGAGGGCCGGGCCGACAAGTTCTCCGGCGCCTTCAACGACCCGTCGAACGCCCCCGACGTCGCCGAGTTCGGCAACACCGACGTGGCGAGCTACGCCCAGACCGGCGCGCTGTCCGACCTCACCGGCGACATCGCGTCGTGGAACGAGGGCAAGGACCTGCTGCCGACCGTGCTGGACACCGCCAAGGCGAACGGCAAGACCTACGGCCTGCCCTGGTACACCGGCATCCGCGCGCTGTACTACCGCACCGACGTGTTCACCGAGCTGGGCCTCAAGCCGCCGGCCACGCTCGCCGAGCTGACCGAGGACGCGCGCAAGATCCGCGCGGCCAAGCCCGACCTGTACGGCATCTCCGTCGGCGGCAAGTACACCTACGCGATGCTGCCCTACATCTGGGCCAACGGCGGCGAGATCGCCAAGCAGGACAACGGGAAGTGGACGTCCACTGTGGAGGCCGACCCGGCGAAGACGGGCCTCACGGAGTACGCGGGGCTGCTGAAGGACGACATCTGCCCGCCCTCGGCCTGCGCGAACCTCACCGGCACCCAGAGCGTGACGGCGTTCGCCGGCGGCAAGGCCGGCATGACCATCGGCGGCGACTTCAACCGCAAGGCCGTGGAGCAGGGCGCGGTGAAGGGCAAGTACGCCGTGGTCCCGCTGCCCGGCACCACCCCGGGCTCGGTGGCGCCCGCGTTCGCCGGCGGCAACCTGCTGGGTGTGTTCGGCGCGAGCAAACGCCACGGGCTCGCGGTGCAGTTCTCCGAGCTGCTGGCCGGCGCGAAGTACCAGGAGAAGATGTACAACGCCATGGGCAACCTGCCCACGCTGGGCAGCGTGCAGGAGAAGCTGGCCGCCGGCGACCCGTCGCTGAAGCCCTTCGTGGACAGCCTGAAGGCCGGCACGAAGTTCGTTCCCGCGACCCCGGCGTGGTCGAAGATCGACAGCCAGAACGTGCTGCCCACGGCCGTGCAGCAGATCGCGACCGGCGGCAAGGACCCGGCGGGCGCGCTCGCCGACGCCGCGGCCGCGATGAACAAGAACTTCGGCTAG
- a CDS encoding beta-N-acetylhexosaminidase — protein sequence MPGFDTLLPRPVAVSAAPGTCPWPAPVEVRASPELPAEGYRLEIRPDGVTLSTADAAGEVYGRQTLRQLAGPDAYRAAPIHSGLTLPCGVVEDHPRHGWRGCLLDVARHFRTKAEVLRFVDLLAAHKLNVLNLHLTDDQGWRIEVPRYPRLTSVGGWRRSSMVGRHDGPERDGRPHGGFYTTDDLREIVAYAASRAVTVVPEIDVPGHARAAIAAYPKLGPDPDADWEVWTSWGISTSLLDPTESTLDFFRTVFDHVLDIFPSPVIALGGDEVPGATEEHSRFVREIAAHLVSRGRQPMGWDEVLEIDGLPAMLIGAWQSDAAGERAAALGHDVVLCSEEHLYLDHRQSDHPDEPIPVGYLHTLEDVYGYEPALTGPRLRGVQAQVWTEHLDSVRRVDYAAFPRLSAFAELAWSPPGRDFAEFLPRLREHHLPRLDALGVEYRPLDGPHPWQTRPDAPGRPR from the coding sequence ATGCCCGGATTCGACACCCTGCTCCCCCGCCCGGTCGCGGTTTCCGCCGCGCCGGGCACGTGCCCGTGGCCTGCGCCGGTCGAGGTGCGGGCCTCGCCGGAGCTGCCCGCGGAGGGCTACCGGCTGGAGATCAGGCCGGACGGCGTCACGCTGTCCACCGCGGACGCGGCCGGCGAGGTCTACGGACGCCAGACGCTGCGGCAGCTCGCCGGGCCGGACGCGTACCGGGCCGCGCCGATCCACAGCGGACTGACGCTGCCCTGCGGTGTGGTGGAGGACCACCCGCGGCACGGCTGGCGCGGCTGCCTGCTCGACGTCGCCCGGCATTTCCGGACGAAGGCCGAGGTGCTGCGGTTCGTCGACCTGCTGGCCGCGCACAAGCTCAACGTGCTGAACCTGCACCTCACCGACGACCAGGGCTGGCGGATCGAGGTGCCGCGCTACCCGCGGCTGACGTCGGTCGGCGGCTGGCGGCGCTCGTCCATGGTCGGGCGGCACGACGGCCCCGAGCGCGACGGCCGTCCGCACGGCGGCTTCTACACCACCGACGACCTGCGCGAGATCGTCGCGTACGCCGCTTCCCGGGCCGTGACGGTGGTGCCGGAGATCGACGTTCCGGGCCACGCGCGCGCCGCCATCGCCGCGTACCCGAAGCTGGGACCGGATCCGGACGCCGACTGGGAGGTGTGGACTTCCTGGGGCATCAGCACTTCGCTGCTCGACCCGACGGAGTCCACATTGGACTTCTTTCGCACCGTGTTCGACCACGTGCTGGACATCTTCCCGTCGCCGGTGATCGCGCTGGGCGGCGACGAAGTGCCGGGCGCGACCGAGGAGCACAGCCGGTTCGTCCGCGAGATCGCCGCGCACCTGGTGTCGCGCGGGCGGCAGCCGATGGGCTGGGACGAGGTGCTGGAGATCGACGGCCTGCCAGCCATGCTGATCGGCGCGTGGCAGTCCGACGCCGCCGGGGAGCGCGCCGCGGCGCTCGGCCACGACGTCGTGCTCTGCTCGGAGGAGCACCTGTACCTCGACCACCGCCAGTCGGATCACCCGGACGAGCCGATCCCGGTCGGCTACCTGCACACGCTGGAGGACGTGTACGGCTACGAGCCGGCGTTGACCGGTCCCCGGCTGCGCGGTGTGCAGGCCCAGGTCTGGACCGAACACCTCGACTCGGTGCGGCGGGTGGACTACGCGGCGTTCCCGCGCCTGTCCGCCTTCGCGGAACTCGCGTGGAGCCCGCCGGGGCGCGACTTCGCCGAGTTCCT
- a CDS encoding carbohydrate ABC transporter permease has translation MVTQQLPVAAPAPPAPRPARRRRDGRAAVLYLLPAGILLAALLVYPIYQLVLISFYDYGQPQAAGAAPLVFLGFGNYAALLSDVQFWTVLGKTVGFAAACVIGSLVVGTALAVLASRVRAVPRTLLFLAALGAWSTPAIAGSYVWLFLFDTDFGLVNEVLSGVGFSGMAHHSWTFGTFGAFGLVAAEVIWCSFPFVLVTMYAGIKAIPEEVLEAASLDGASLWRSTWTVVLPMVRPLLMIATIQSIIWDFKVFTQIYVMTNGGGVAGRNLVLNVYAYQQAFAGQEYGLGSAIGVVMTVLLLSITGLYVRSQRRSEAWL, from the coding sequence GTGGTCACGCAGCAACTGCCCGTCGCCGCCCCGGCCCCGCCCGCGCCCCGCCCGGCCCGGCGGCGCCGGGACGGCCGGGCGGCCGTGCTCTACCTGCTGCCGGCGGGGATCCTGCTCGCCGCGCTGCTGGTGTACCCGATCTACCAGCTGGTGCTGATCTCGTTCTACGACTACGGGCAGCCCCAGGCCGCGGGCGCGGCGCCGCTGGTGTTCCTCGGCTTCGGCAACTACGCGGCCCTGCTGTCCGACGTGCAGTTCTGGACGGTGCTCGGCAAGACCGTCGGGTTCGCGGCCGCTTGTGTCATCGGCAGCCTGGTGGTCGGGACGGCGCTGGCGGTGCTCGCCAGCCGGGTGCGCGCGGTGCCGCGGACGCTGCTGTTCCTGGCCGCGCTCGGCGCGTGGTCGACGCCCGCGATCGCCGGCTCGTACGTGTGGCTGTTCCTCTTCGACACCGACTTCGGGCTCGTCAACGAGGTGCTGTCGGGAGTCGGCTTCAGCGGGATGGCGCACCACTCCTGGACGTTCGGCACCTTCGGCGCGTTCGGGCTGGTGGCCGCCGAGGTGATCTGGTGCTCGTTCCCGTTCGTGCTGGTGACGATGTACGCCGGGATCAAGGCGATCCCGGAGGAGGTGCTGGAGGCGGCTTCACTCGACGGCGCTTCGCTGTGGCGCTCCACCTGGACCGTCGTGCTGCCGATGGTGCGGCCGTTGCTGATGATCGCGACGATCCAGTCGATCATCTGGGACTTCAAGGTGTTCACCCAGATCTACGTGATGACCAACGGCGGCGGCGTCGCGGGGCGCAACCTCGTGCTGAACGTCTACGCCTACCAGCAGGCCTTCGCCGGGCAGGAATACGGCCTCGGCTCGGCGATCGGAGTCGTGATGACTGTGCTGCTGCTGTCCATCACCGGGCTGTACGTCCGGTCCCAGCGCCGGAGCGAAGCATGGCTGTGA
- a CDS encoding carbohydrate ABC transporter permease — translation MAVMTARRVRRPGRLVAEIITVVAAGLVAFPLYWMVLSAFKPAGEIQTANPKPWTLAPSLDSFERVLTVSGFGRFFLNSLVVALAVVVLSLLFSFLSAVALTRFRFRGRTVLLVMILVAQMVPVEALTIPLFFLMRSIGAVAPEFGLNELGSLVLVHLAFSLPFAIWMLRGFVAAVPVELEEAAKLDGASRMRFTWQILFPLVTPGLVAVSVLAFIHAWNDFLFAKTFIISKTENQTLPQAILVFFKPEDTDWGAVMASSTLMTIPVLVFFVLVQRRLVAGMSGAVKG, via the coding sequence ATGGCTGTGATGACCGCGCGGCGGGTGCGCCGCCCCGGACGGCTGGTGGCCGAGATCATCACGGTGGTGGCCGCCGGGCTGGTGGCGTTCCCGCTGTACTGGATGGTGCTCTCGGCGTTCAAGCCGGCCGGGGAGATCCAGACGGCGAACCCGAAACCGTGGACGCTGGCGCCTTCGCTGGACAGCTTCGAACGGGTGCTGACGGTGTCCGGCTTCGGCCGGTTCTTCCTCAACAGCCTGGTGGTCGCGCTGGCCGTGGTGGTGCTGTCGCTGCTGTTCTCGTTCCTGTCCGCGGTGGCGCTCACCCGGTTCCGCTTCCGCGGCCGGACGGTGCTGCTGGTGATGATCCTGGTGGCACAGATGGTGCCGGTGGAGGCGCTGACCATCCCGCTGTTCTTCCTGATGCGCTCGATCGGCGCGGTGGCGCCCGAGTTCGGGCTCAACGAGCTGGGCTCGCTGGTGCTGGTGCACCTGGCGTTCAGCCTGCCGTTCGCGATCTGGATGCTGCGCGGCTTCGTCGCGGCGGTGCCGGTGGAGCTGGAGGAAGCGGCGAAGCTGGACGGCGCGTCACGGATGCGCTTCACCTGGCAGATCCTGTTCCCGCTCGTCACACCCGGGCTGGTCGCGGTGAGCGTGCTCGCGTTCATCCACGCGTGGAACGACTTCCTGTTCGCGAAGACGTTCATCATCTCCAAGACCGAGAACCAGACGCTGCCGCAGGCGATCCTGGTGTTCTTCAAGCCGGAGGACACCGACTGGGGCGCGGTGATGGCGTCGTCCACCCTGATGACCATTCCGGTCCTGGTGTTCTTCGTGCTGGTGCAACGCCGGCTCGTCGCCGGGATGTCCGGCGCGGTGAAAGGCTGA